One Azospirillum sp. TSA2s genomic region harbors:
- the lpdA gene encoding dihydrolipoyl dehydrogenase yields the protein MAESTFDVVVIGGGPGGYVCAIRAAQLGFKVACVEKRGTLGGTCLNVGCIPSKALLAASEKFEEAAHGLAKFGIKVGSVDLDLPGMLAHKDKVVKDNVTGIEFLFKKNKIAWLKGAGKITAPNTVEVEGVGTITASKAIVIATGSDVTPLPGIAIDEKRVVSSTGALALPEVPKHLVVIGGGVIGLELGSVWGRLGAKVTVVEYLDRVLPTMDNELSKQAQRIFAKQGMDFKLSTKVTGASVTETGITLTVEPAAGGAAQTIEADTVLVAIGRRPYTEGLGLEAVGVELERGRVKIDGHFQTNVPGIYAIGDVVEGPMLAHKAEEEGVALAEQLAGQKSHVNHDLVPGVVYTWPEVAAVGKTEEQLKAAGIAYKAGKFPFTANGRARAGGNTDGFVKILSDASTDQVLGVHMIGPNVSEMIGELVLAMEFSASAEDVARTCHAHPTLSEAVKEAALAVDGRPLHI from the coding sequence ATGGCTGAAAGCACTTTTGACGTCGTTGTGATCGGCGGCGGTCCCGGCGGGTATGTCTGCGCGATCCGCGCGGCGCAGCTCGGCTTCAAGGTTGCCTGCGTGGAAAAGCGCGGGACGCTGGGCGGCACCTGCCTGAACGTCGGCTGCATCCCGTCCAAGGCTCTGCTGGCGGCGTCGGAGAAGTTCGAGGAAGCGGCCCACGGCCTTGCCAAGTTCGGCATCAAGGTCGGCAGCGTCGACCTGGACCTGCCCGGCATGCTGGCCCACAAGGACAAGGTCGTTAAGGACAACGTCACCGGCATCGAGTTCCTGTTCAAGAAGAACAAGATCGCCTGGCTGAAGGGCGCCGGCAAGATCACCGCCCCGAACACCGTCGAGGTCGAAGGCGTCGGCACCATCACCGCGTCGAAGGCGATCGTCATCGCCACCGGTTCGGACGTGACCCCGCTGCCGGGCATCGCCATCGACGAGAAGCGCGTGGTGTCCTCCACCGGCGCCCTGGCGCTGCCGGAGGTGCCGAAGCATCTGGTCGTCATCGGCGGCGGCGTGATCGGCCTGGAGCTGGGCTCCGTCTGGGGCCGCCTGGGCGCCAAGGTGACGGTGGTCGAGTATCTCGACCGCGTGCTGCCGACGATGGACAACGAGCTGTCGAAGCAGGCCCAGCGCATCTTCGCCAAGCAGGGCATGGACTTCAAGCTGAGCACCAAGGTGACCGGCGCGTCGGTGACCGAGACCGGCATCACCCTGACGGTCGAGCCCGCCGCCGGCGGTGCCGCGCAGACCATCGAGGCCGACACCGTGCTGGTCGCCATCGGCCGCCGCCCCTACACCGAAGGCCTGGGCCTGGAGGCGGTGGGCGTCGAGCTGGAGCGCGGCCGCGTCAAGATCGATGGCCATTTCCAGACCAACGTGCCGGGCATCTACGCCATCGGCGACGTGGTCGAAGGCCCGATGCTGGCCCACAAGGCCGAGGAAGAGGGTGTGGCGCTGGCCGAGCAGCTGGCCGGCCAGAAGAGCCACGTCAACCACGACCTCGTCCCCGGCGTCGTCTACACCTGGCCGGAAGTCGCCGCCGTCGGCAAGACCGAGGAGCAGCTGAAGGCCGCGGGCATCGCCTACAAGGCCGGCAAGTTCCCGTTCACCGCCAACGGCCGCGCCCGTGCCGGCGGCAACACCGACGGCTTCGTCAAGATCCTGTCGGATGCCTCCACCGATCAGGTGCTGGGCGTCCACATGATCGGCCCGAACGTGTCGGAGATGATCGGCGAGCTGGTCCTGGCCATGGAGTTCAGCGCGTCCGCCGAAGACGTCGCCCGCACCTGCCACGCCCACCCGACCCTGTCGGAAGCGGTCAAGGAAGCGGCGCTGGCGGTGGACGGGCGTCCGCTGCACATCTAA
- a CDS encoding entericidin A/B family lipoprotein, protein MTTVKKFALLAVLGTLLGTTLAACNTMEGAGQDVQAGGRAIERGADNVQKKM, encoded by the coding sequence ATGACCACCGTCAAGAAGTTCGCTCTGCTCGCCGTCCTGGGCACGCTGCTGGGCACCACGCTGGCCGCCTGCAACACCATGGAGGGCGCCGGCCAGGATGTGCAGGCCGGTGGCCGCGCCATCGAACGGGGCGCCGACAACGTCCAGAAGAAGATGTAA
- a CDS encoding IS66 family transposase, with amino-acid sequence MTVPPRYRLSDAEKDALLIEQAALIERMAARIAELEALVGKPKKTSANSHIPPSQDGPGGKTGKAKRGRKPRPSRPGVARPLTPDPDRTERRLAEECPHCQTALLAAGQRCRHRYDHIDLPEVRPVVTRVELFGGRCGSCGRRYRAEPPAAMPPGTPFGPGIRSLLAYLHHSHHVGFERLSRLLKEVFGLSISEGAIANAFRRMGSAFDTACAAIKTKLLTAPVIASDETTTRVDGVTHWQWVFQSDEAVLHTIAPSRGRAVAADILGDHRPEVWVSDRYAGQQELGQVHQVCLAHVLRDVQYAIDCGDSVVAPKLRDHLRWAIRVGKRRPELKDSTLAAYAAKAERRLDALLGVPAAHPAGRELQRQIKAWRGKFFVFLSDRRVPPTNNVSEQEIRPSVIFRKVTNGFRSDWGPGIHAGYRSVTGTARRQGQSAWTAIRNLIDGTFVVA; translated from the coding sequence ATGACAGTTCCGCCGCGTTATCGCCTGAGCGACGCCGAGAAGGACGCCCTGCTAATCGAGCAGGCGGCGCTGATCGAGCGCATGGCCGCACGGATTGCCGAACTGGAAGCCTTGGTCGGCAAGCCGAAGAAGACCTCGGCGAACTCGCACATCCCGCCGTCCCAGGATGGCCCCGGGGGCAAGACCGGCAAGGCGAAGCGGGGGCGCAAACCGCGGCCGTCCCGTCCCGGTGTCGCGCGGCCGCTCACGCCCGACCCTGATCGCACCGAGCGCCGTCTCGCCGAGGAATGCCCGCATTGCCAAACGGCGCTGTTGGCAGCGGGACAGCGCTGCCGGCATCGCTACGACCACATTGACCTGCCCGAAGTCCGCCCGGTGGTGACGCGGGTGGAGCTGTTCGGCGGCCGCTGCGGTTCGTGTGGACGGCGCTATCGGGCTGAACCGCCCGCCGCCATGCCGCCGGGAACGCCCTTCGGCCCAGGGATCCGCTCGCTGCTGGCCTACCTGCATCACAGCCATCATGTCGGCTTCGAGCGGCTGTCGCGCCTGCTGAAGGAGGTGTTTGGGCTGAGCATCTCCGAAGGCGCCATCGCCAATGCCTTCCGCCGCATGGGGTCGGCGTTCGATACTGCCTGCGCGGCGATCAAGACCAAGCTCCTGACCGCTCCCGTCATCGCCTCGGACGAAACCACAACCCGGGTTGACGGCGTGACCCACTGGCAGTGGGTGTTCCAGTCCGATGAGGCTGTGCTGCACACCATTGCCCCCAGCCGGGGACGGGCGGTCGCCGCCGACATTCTGGGGGATCATCGACCCGAGGTGTGGGTCTCTGACCGCTACGCCGGCCAGCAGGAGCTGGGGCAAGTTCATCAGGTCTGCCTGGCCCATGTCTTACGCGACGTTCAGTACGCCATCGACTGCGGCGACAGCGTGGTGGCGCCGAAACTCCGGGATCATCTGCGCTGGGCCATCCGTGTCGGCAAGCGAAGACCGGAGTTGAAGGACAGCACGCTCGCCGCTTACGCCGCCAAGGCCGAGCGCCGCCTCGATGCGCTGCTCGGTGTCCCCGCTGCCCATCCGGCTGGCCGCGAACTGCAGCGCCAGATCAAGGCGTGGCGCGGCAAGTTCTTTGTCTTTCTCAGCGACCGCCGCGTGCCACCGACCAACAACGTCAGTGAGCAGGAAATCCGCCCGTCCGTGATCTTCCGCAAGGTGACGAACGGCTTCCGCTCCGACTGGGGGCCGGGCATCCACGCAGGCTATCGTTCCGTCACCGGAACCGCGCGCCGCCAAGGCCAGTCCGCCTGGACCGCCATCCGCAACCTCATCGACGGCACCTTCGTCGTCGCTTAA
- a CDS encoding DUF6481 family protein, protein MNMNGFKDAGLSERLSAAAGAKKALLDKFKAQPGVNDPAFMEREEARLAVRVAREAREAERNAAREARKAAEQEVLQAKQAERAAREALAAQEIAEQAKRQVATAAEAKAARDARYAARKARSR, encoded by the coding sequence ATGAACATGAACGGTTTTAAAGATGCAGGGCTTTCGGAGCGTCTGAGCGCGGCCGCCGGCGCGAAGAAGGCACTGCTGGACAAGTTCAAGGCGCAGCCCGGTGTGAACGATCCGGCTTTCATGGAGCGCGAAGAGGCCCGGCTGGCCGTCCGCGTCGCCCGTGAGGCCCGCGAGGCCGAACGCAATGCGGCGCGCGAAGCCCGCAAGGCCGCCGAACAGGAAGTGTTGCAGGCGAAACAGGCCGAGCGGGCCGCCCGCGAGGCGCTGGCCGCCCAGGAGATCGCCGAACAGGCCAAGCGCCAGGTGGCGACGGCAGCCGAGGCGAAAGCCGCCCGCGACGCCCGTTATGCGGCGCGCAAGGCCCGGAGCCGCTGA
- a CDS encoding Uma2 family endonuclease — translation MPLARRFTPLTTVGEFLAMEFRDDGRYELVDGEIVGQAHPSPAHSTLQIALGAALRDALREKGKRDGSRCRTLSEAGIRPHFDPTHNYRVADLAVTCEPFDPEIPYTTAPVLLVEILLPTEEKAQRAKLHAYAAMPSVREILFLDSRTIRAELHRRDSDNLWPAAPEVLEEDGRLVLETAGLDMPLAELYRDLGF, via the coding sequence ATGCCGCTCGCCCGTCGCTTCACTCCGCTGACGACCGTCGGTGAATTCCTGGCAATGGAGTTCCGGGACGATGGCCGGTATGAACTCGTCGATGGCGAAATTGTCGGGCAGGCACATCCGAGCCCCGCACACAGCACCTTGCAGATCGCTTTGGGTGCCGCATTGCGCGATGCCCTGCGGGAGAAGGGCAAGCGTGACGGAAGCCGTTGCCGGACTTTGTCCGAGGCCGGCATCCGACCGCATTTCGACCCGACGCACAATTACCGCGTCGCCGACCTTGCCGTGACCTGCGAGCCGTTCGATCCGGAGATCCCCTACACCACCGCGCCGGTGCTGCTGGTGGAAATTCTGTTGCCGACCGAGGAGAAGGCGCAGCGGGCCAAGCTGCACGCCTATGCCGCCATGCCGTCGGTGCGGGAGATCCTGTTCCTCGACTCCCGGACCATCCGGGCGGAACTGCACCGTCGCGATTCGGACAATCTCTGGCCCGCCGCACCCGAGGTGCTGGAGGAGGACGGGCGGCTGGTGCTGGAAACCGCCGGCCTCGACATGCCGCTGGCGGAGCTGTACCGCGACCTTGGGTTCTGA
- a CDS encoding cold-shock protein — MAIGTVKFFNSTKGFGFIQPEDGTADVFVHISAVERAGISNLGEGQKLSFDAIRDPRRGKVAAENLRAL, encoded by the coding sequence ATGGCTATCGGAACCGTCAAGTTTTTCAACTCCACCAAGGGCTTCGGCTTCATTCAGCCGGAAGACGGCACGGCCGACGTGTTCGTCCACATCTCCGCCGTCGAGCGCGCCGGGATCAGCAATCTCGGTGAAGGCCAGAAGCTGTCCTTCGACGCGATCCGCGATCCGCGCCGCGGCAAGGTTGCAGCCGAGAACCTCCGCGCTCTCTGA